The nucleotide sequence GGGTCCACGCCGGCCGCCTCCGCCCGCACCGCGAGGGCGAGCAGCTCGTACCCGACGCCCTGCCCGGCCGGGACGGTCACGTCCAGGCCCGCCGTCCGCGCCCGGCCGCCGAGCTTCGCGGCGAGCGCAAGAGCCGGCTGCCCGAGCGGCACGCCGTCCGTCACGGACTCCCGCCGCTTCTCGATCTCCTTGGTGCGCAGCCAGTGGGCCCGTACGTCCTCCGGCGTCCGAGCCTCCGCGTCCCCGAAGACGTGCGGGTGCCGCAGGATCAGCTTCTCCGCCAGCGTCCCGGCGACGTCGTCCACGGAGAACGGCTCCTCCGGGTCCTCCTCGGCGATCCGGGCGTGGAACACGACCTGGAGGAGGACGTCCCCGAGCTCCTCGCGCAGCTCGTCCCGGTCGCCGTCCTCGATCGCCTCGACGAGTTCGTACGCCTCCTCGATGGCGTACTTGGCGAGCCCCCGGTGGGTCTGCTGCGAGGTCCAGGGGCACTCGCGCCGCACCCGGTCCATGATCTGCACGAGGTCCAGCAGCCGCGCGCCGGGCAGGTCGTACGAGCCGGGCAGCAGCTCCAGGTCGGGCATCGAGAAGCGGCCCGAGCCGGCCAGCCGGGCGAGGCCGTCGGTCAGCCGCCGGTCGCCCTCGCCGGAGGGCAGCAGCAGGACCGTACGGCCGCCGGCGCAGGCCTCGACGAGCTCCTCGGCGGTGGGCCGCGCGTGCTCGACGGCGACCCCGGCCTCCCGCAGGTACGGCAGCTGGGGGTGGTGCTCGTCGGGGCAGAGGACCCGGTCCGCTCCGTGCAGCGCCTGCCAGGCGGGCCAGGACAGCAGTCCGGGGGCCACGCGGTGGCTGGCGGTCAGCAGGACGATGCGGCCGGGGCTCTCAGATGTCACCCCTTGAACTTACTCCGCCTCACGCACCGGCCGGGACGGCGGCCGGGTCCTGGCTGAGCTGCCGCAGCCAGGGCTCGGTGCTGTCGGCGAGCCGGACCTGGGCGTCGTCCCAGGCGCCGTACCGCGGGTTCACGTCGATGGCGAGGGACTTGGACGCGGCGGAGAAGACGTCCGTGAGCTTCTTCTGGCCCTCGGGGCTGTCGGTGACGCCCAGCTTGGCGGCGATCTTGTTCATCAGGACGTTGCGGCGGACGACGTCCTCGATCTGGCCGGGGGCCACGCCCTGCTCCTGGAGGAGGACCGAGGCCAGCCGCTCCTCGCCGCCGCTCTCGCGGACGAACGCCGTCCTGGTCTGCTGGAGCTCGGCACGGGTGGCGGTGACGCCGTGGTCCGCGGCGACCTTGTCGACGACCCGGTCGAAGATCATGCCGTTGAGCTTGCGGCGGGGCAGGTCACCGGTGGCCTGGACGAGCTGGGCGGCCTGCGGGGAGCGCTCCTGGGCGGCGCGGACGTCCTCGACCTGGGCCTGCAGGCTGGAGACGTCGATCCGTTCGCCGCCGACGACGGCCGCCGCTCCTGGGTGGGCGTCACCGCCGCAGGCGGTGAGCAGCGGGCCCGCGGCGAGCAGGGCGGCGGAGACGGTGAGCGCAGTGCGGCGGTGCAAAGGAGCCTCCCGGGCTGGTCGTGCGACAGTGGAACGACCTTGCGGTGATCGATGTTAGGGAGTCGCCCGGGCCGGAGCCACTACTTCGGTGCGACTGTTTCCCCCAACGACTCAGCCGTACGCCGGGTGTCGGCCCGGGCCGGGCCGGCCGGGCCCCGTGGATGACCGTCAGGCGACCATTGCGTGAACTGGCTCGCAGGGCCCGGCTCTCCCTGCTCGGACGCTGGCATATTCGACGCGTCATGCCGAACGCCACCCGCATCCGGGGCGCCGCGCCGCGCCCCGTCCCGCTCTCCGCCGCCCGCCCCGCGACCCGGCTCGCCGCCGAGGGCCCGCGCGCGGTGCTCCTCGCCGGACTCCTCACCGTGCTCGCCGTCTGCGGCGGCGACGCCGTCGCCCGGGTCTTCCCCTTCGGGCCGCGGCACCGGGCGGTCAACGACCTCGCCAACCAGTTCGTGCCCTTCCACGCGCACCTGTGGGACCTGCTGCGCGGCCGGGCCGACGGCGGGCTCCTGCTCGACTGGCAGGCGGGCTGGGGCACCAGCTTCCTCCCCGACTACGGCACCTACGTGTCGAGCCCCTTCGCGCCGCTCGTCGCGCTCTTCCCGCGCGGGGACATCGAGTACGCGGTGTACGGCGTCACCGTCCTGAAGACGGCGGTCGCCGCGGCCGCCATGACCTTCCTGCTGCGCCGCCTCGGCCCCGGCACCTGGTGGTGGGCGGCGGTGCTCGGCGCCTCGTACGCGCTGTGCGGCTGGTCGCTCGCGGAGGGCACGTACAACCCGATGTGGCTGGACGGGCTGATCGCCTTCCCGCTGCTCTGCCTGGTGGGCGAGTGGGCACGGGAGGGCCGCCGCCCGCTCCTCGGCCCCCTGGTCGTGGCGGTCTGCTGGGTGGCGAACTTCTACACCGCGTACATGGCGACCCTCGGCGCGGCCCTCGTCCTCCTGGTCCGCCTCGCCGTGACGGACCAGGAGGACCGGGGCCGCGTCCGCACGGTGCTGCGAGCCGCCCTGACCACCGGCATCGGGATCGCGCTTTCGGCGCCCGTCCTCGTCCCCGTCTTCCTCGGTTCGCGGCACGCCCACCCGGGCGTGGTCAGGGACTTCGTCCCGGCGCCCGCCACCGACGTGCTCGCCCGGCTGCTCCCGGCGACGTACAGCTTCTCCACCCCGGCGGCCTTCGTCTGCACGGCGGTGCCGCTGCTCGTGGCGGTGCTGCTGTTCCGCCGGGACGTCCCCGGCCGCGAGCGGTGGCTGTGGCCGGGCCTGTGCGCGGCGGTCCTCGCCTCCTTGCAGTGGGGCCCGACGCACCTGCTGTGGCACGCCTTCGCCACGCCGAACGGCAGCCCGTACCGGCAGACGTTCGTCCTCTCCGGCGTCCTCGTCCTGGCCGCGTGGACGGGCCTCGCCCACGGCCTCCCGGACCGCCGGGCGCTGCTCGGCGGCACGGCGGTGGTCGCGGTCCTGACCCTGGGCTCGCTGCCCAGCCCCTTCCTCACCTCCTGGGCCCTCCTCCTCACCGCCGGGGGCCTCGCGGCGGTGGCGGGCGCGCTGCTGCTCCCGAAACGGGGCCGGTACGGGCTGCTCGCCGCGCTCCTGGTCGCCGGCACCCTCGTCGGGCAGGCCGCGGCGACGACCGCGTACGCCGACCGGGAGCGGCTCGTCCGGCTCGACGACTACCCGCCGTGGGGCGCGGAGCACGAGCGGCGGGCCGCCGCGCTCGCCGCGGCGGACGGCTGGCCCGCGTACCGCACGGACCCGGGTCTCCCCCGGGTCGCGGGCAACGACCCGCTGCTCCTCGGCGGCCAGGGCGCCGCGTACTACAGCAGCCACACCCCGGCGGTCCTGACGGGGACGCTGGCCGCGCTCGGCGGCGGCTGGACCTCCCGCGGCCGGAACCTGCTGAGCCTCGACAACCCGGTGACGGACGCGCTGTTCGGGGTGGGGGCGCGCTGGCGGGACGGGCAGGTGGTCCGCTCCGAGCCCCTCCCGCTGGTGACCGTACGCCCGCCGGGCCCGCCCCCGGTGTACGGCAGGTCGCCCTTCCACAACCAGGAACTCCTGCTGGGAGCCCAGGTGTACGAGGCCCCCGGGCCCGGCGGCGCCTGCCCGGTCGGCACGGAGGTCTTCCTGTGGGCGCCGGACGCGACGGGCACGGCCCGCCTGGGCGGGTACGAGACCCGCCTCCTCGGGGGCGGGCCGAAGCGCCGGGCGGCGCTGACGTCCCTGGGCGTCCAGCGGCGGCCGGGCCTCACCGCGCGGGTCCCGCCCGGCGGCACCGCCGAGATCGCCTGCCTGGACCACGACCGGCTGCGCACGGCGGTGACGGCGCTCCGCGCCCGCGCGGCGACGCGCACCGCCGTCCACGCCGACGGCCTGACGGCCACTCTGCCGCCCGGCACGACGGGCACGGCGGTGGTGGCGGCCCCGGCCATCGCCGGCTGGCGGTGCGGCGGCGCGAGTCCCACCCCGTACGGCGGCCTGCTGGCCGTCCCCGTCGCACCGGGCACGACCACCGTGAGCTGCACCTTCCGGCCCCCGGGCCTGACGCCGGGCCTGGCGGCCGGGGCAGCGGGTCTCGTGCTCCTCGCGGGACGGGTGGGGCTGGGGCGGCGGGCACGGCGGCAGCGGGCGGAGTGAGGGCCCGGCACCTCACACCACCCGGCGCTCCCAGCGGACCTCGCCGTCCTCCAGGCGGTCGGTCGGAGTGAGGCCGGCCGCTCGGGCCACCGCCGCCGACGCCGTGTGGGCGGGATGCACGTGGGCCACCAGGAGCCGGGCGCCCTCGGAGACGAGCAGGGCCGTCAGCGCCCGGGCCGCCTCCGTCGCGATGCCGCGGCCCTGCCACTCCGTGCCGATCACCCAGGCGACCTCCGCGACCCGGCCGCCGTCCGTGACGGTCGCCTGGACCGTCCCCGTCAGCCTCTCCTCGGCCCGCAGCCGCACCACCCAGTTCCGCCAGCGGACCCCGGGGTCCGGCGAGCCCGCCGCCAGCCGCCCGTACCGGGCCCGCAGTTCGGGCGGGGTCAGCGGGGCGCCGCCGATGAACACGTGCAGGGCCGGGTCGGCGAGGACCACGGCCATCTCGTCGGCGTGCGCGACGGCGAGCGGCACCAGGTCGAGGCGGTCGGTCCGTACCGTCACCCCGTCGTCGTCGGCGGCGCTCACACGTTCCCCAGGAACCCGGGGTCCGGCTCGTCGAGCCCCACGGCCGTCTCCCGCTCGAACCCCAGGACCTCCGCCATCGTCACGACACGGCGGCTGGTCGCCGCCAGATCCCGGTGCGCCTCCTCCGACCACAGCGGCGGGTAGAGGGTGAGCCCCCGGTCGCCGTCCAGCCTGCGGACCTCCTCGCGCCAGCCGGGCCAGCGCAGCCCCTCGTAGAACTCCTCCGTGCCGCCGGCCAGCATCCACGACAGCCAGGCCCCGTACCCGGCGCCCAGCGCGTCCCAGCGCAGCGAGTCCGGCGCGAAGTACACCATCTCGCCGGGCCGCCCCGGCAGTCCGACCTCCTCCGCCGGCCCGCCCTGGAGGACGAACACCCCGCCGAGCACGTCGTGCGCCACGACGAGCCCGGCCCCAGGCCGCCACCCCGGGTCGGCCGCGGCGTCGGCTGGGTAGTCGTTGACCCGCGCCAGCGACGGCAGCCGCCGGTCGTTGTCGTCGGCGGGACTGCCGTACACCCGCAGCCAGCCGTCGTCGACGAACGCCCCGCCGCTGTGCAGCAGGAACGCCCCCAGGAACGACCGCACGGTCACCTGCGTCCGGAGCAGCGCGGCCGCGCCCCGTTCGCCGTCGGGGTCCAGCACCTCGACGGGGACGGACGCGGCCCGCAGCTCCTCGCCGAGGACCGGCCACGCCGGGTCCTCGACCTCGGTCAACTCACTCAGTTCACGCACCGTGGCATGCTCGCACGCCCACCGCCGCCCCGGCTCGGGTCCAGGTCCCAGACCCCCTGGTCGTTCCGCTTCCTCGTGCTCCTCATGACGATCCCCCGTCGTGGTACTCGGACGAACAGCTTCGAGCCGAGCCTAGAAAGATCATGATCGGCGCGCTGTGCGCCCGGCGCGCGATTCCTTGACGCTCAGCGCAACCGCGAATCCTCCCCGGTGAACGCCCGCGCCCTGAGCTCCGTCGGGCTCACCCCGTACGCCTCGCGGAAGGACCGGCTGAACACCGCCGGCCCGCTGAACCCCCACCGCGCCGCGATCGCCTGCACCGGATACGTGAGCAGCTCGGGCCGCAGCAGATCGGCCCGGCACCGTTCGAGGCGGCGCCGGCGCACCCGGGCCTGGACGGTCTCCCCCTCGCCCCGGAACAGCTGGTGGAGCGCGCGCACCGACATGTTGTGGTGCGCCGCCACCGCGACCGGGGACAGTTCGGGATCGCCCAGGTTGTACTCGATGAAGGCGTGGATCCGGCGGATCAGCGCCCGCGCCCGCACCTCGGCCGGCAGCTGCTCCTCGGCGTCCGTGTGCTGCGCCAGGCACGCCGCCGCGAGGTCGACCGCGGTGGATCCGATCCGCCGCAGCTCGTCCGGCGCGCACTCGCCGCCGTGCGCCACGAGCGAGCGCAGAAACGCGACGAGGACCGCCCCCACCCCGCTGCCGCCCGGCATCCGCCGGGCCAGCAGCGAGTCCAGCCGCTTCGCCGGCAACGGCAGGACGTCACGGGGCAGTTGCAGGATGACCAGCTGCCCGGGGTCGCCGTCGGAGACGTACCGGGCGTCGGAGGGCCGCGAGGTGTCCCAGAAGACGAGGTCACCGACCTCCGCCTCGCAGCTGTTCCCGTGCTGCACCAGGGTCATCGCCCCCTTGGTCACCAGGCCCAGCTGGTACTGCTCGGGGTCGCCCCGCCGGATCAGCGCGGGCGTGCGCTGCGAACGCAGCGGCGCGTACGCGACCTCGGACACCTGGAGCTCCCCCAGGTCGAGCAGGGCCGCGTCGGCCGTGAACTCGGCGGGCCGCTCACTGGTGAGCCGGGTGGGCATCACCTCCCGCGAGATCATGTCCGCGAACCACTCGAACCGCTCCCCGTCGGGCAGATCCCCCGACGACACCACCGACCACATCTCTCGACTCCCCCGATCCGATGAAACGACGGCGGCCAGGATGCAGCGGCACGGACGCGTTCACCTCAGGGTGTACGCGTCCGGCGTGGCGGAACGCTCCCTGCGGCGGCTATCCCACCGACCGGCCGGGGAAGAAGTCCGCGCCCTGCACGTACTCCATGGCCTTCGTGAACTCCGGGTCGCCCAGGCGGCGTTCCATCTCCTCCTCGGTCACGTCCTCCACCCGCGTCTGGATCCAGTACAGATTGCCCAGCGGGTCGCGCACCCGGCCGACCCGGTCGCCGAAGAACAGGTGGGTGACCTCCGTGACCGAGGTCCCGCCCGCCGCGACCGCCTGCCGGTGCGTCGCGTCGGCGTCCTCCACGTACAGCCGGAGGAAGCCGGGGGTGGCCGGCCACTCCGGTCGCGCGTCGAACATCATCACCACCGAGTCGCCGATCCGGACCTCCGCGTGCCCGACGGAGCCGTCCTCGCCGACCAGACACGACAGCTCCTCCGCACCGAACGCGGCCTCCAGGAAGCCGATGAGCCGGCGCGTGTCGGGCGAGATGATCCACGGCGTGACCGTGTGGTACCCCTCGGGAACGGGCTTGACGGACATGACTGCCTCCTCGTACGCGGCGCGTGCCTCAACGTGTCTCCGACGGTAGGCACCATCCAGGTCGGTTCCTGACCTAGATGGCCGGGCGGGGCTACGCGCCGCACAAGGAGCGGTCGGAGAGCGTCTTCAGGGCCGTGTCGATGGGGTGGGGCGGGAGCGGTCCCCGCGCGTCCCGGGGGCTCCAGCGCTGGAGGTTGACCGCGATCGACATCTGGCGGCGGCCGTCCGCCCGGGTCAGGGAGAGCGTCCCGGCCCCCCAGACCGTGCCGTCGTGCCCCCAGAAGGTGCCGCAGCCGGGGACGACGACCTTGTGCAGCCCCAGGCCGTACTCGATCATCGTCCCGTCCAGGGCGCGGACCGGGACCGTGCGCTGCATCTGGGCCAGGGACGCCCTGCTGACGATGCCGCCGTCGAGCAGCCGCGCGTAGAAGCGGTTGAGGTCGTCCATGGTGGAGACGAGGGCGGCTCCCGTGCCCGTCCAGGACATGTTGTAGACGCTGTAGTCGCGCGGCGGGTCGAGCAGGCCCCACAGGGACTCGTACATGCGCGCGTGCGGCCCGTCGATCGTCGGCCCGTCCGGGAAGCCGGTGTGCCGCAGCCCGGCCCGCTCGATGACGTCGCGGGTGATGACGCGCTCGGCGGTGGTGCCGGTGACCCGTTCCAGGAGCCGGCCGAGAAGCAGCCAGTTGGTGTTGGAGTAGACGCCGACGGGACCGCCGGGTTCACCGGTGGGCGGCGCCGCGAGGCCCAGCGCGATCAGCTCGTCGGGGCTGAACTCGCGGAAGCGGTTGTCGTCCAGGCTGGTGGGCGAGTTCCGCTGGAGGGAGGGGAAGGCGTACGGGATGTAGTCGGGGATGCCGCTCGTGTTGTTGAGGAGCATCCGCACGGTGATCTTCCGCCCCCGCTCCCCCGGTACGAGGTCCGGCAGGTAGTCACCGACCGGCGCGTCGAGCCGGATCCGGCCCCGCTCGGCCTGCCGCATGACCGCGGCGGCGGTGAAGGTCTTGGTGATGCTGCCGACCCGCTGGCGCATGCCGGGGCTCACGGGCCGCCCGGTGGCGAGGTCGGCCACCCCGGAGGCCCCGCGCCAGGTCCGGCCGTGGTCGCGCACCTCCCCGAACACCCCGGGGACGCCCGCCCGGTGGACGTCGTCCATGGCGTCCCGCAGGCGGGCGGGGTCGAGACGGGCCGGGTCCTGGCGGGCGGGGCCGGCCTGCGGGTGCGGGGCCGGGGCGGCCTCGACCGTACC is from Streptomyces venezuelae ATCC 10712 and encodes:
- a CDS encoding nucleoside triphosphate pyrophosphohydrolase, which produces MTSESPGRIVLLTASHRVAPGLLSWPAWQALHGADRVLCPDEHHPQLPYLREAGVAVEHARPTAEELVEACAGGRTVLLLPSGEGDRRLTDGLARLAGSGRFSMPDLELLPGSYDLPGARLLDLVQIMDRVRRECPWTSQQTHRGLAKYAIEEAYELVEAIEDGDRDELREELGDVLLQVVFHARIAEEDPEEPFSVDDVAGTLAEKLILRHPHVFGDAEARTPEDVRAHWLRTKEIEKRRESVTDGVPLGQPALALAAKLGGRARTAGLDVTVPAGQGVGYELLALAVRAEAAGVDPEAALRAAARAYRDAIRAAEGVHA
- a CDS encoding SurA N-terminal domain-containing protein, whose product is MHRRTALTVSAALLAAGPLLTACGGDAHPGAAAVVGGERIDVSSLQAQVEDVRAAQERSPQAAQLVQATGDLPRRKLNGMIFDRVVDKVAADHGVTATRAELQQTRTAFVRESGGEERLASVLLQEQGVAPGQIEDVVRRNVLMNKIAAKLGVTDSPEGQKKLTDVFSAASKSLAIDVNPRYGAWDDAQVRLADSTEPWLRQLSQDPAAVPAGA
- a CDS encoding YfhO family protein; translation: MPNATRIRGAAPRPVPLSAARPATRLAAEGPRAVLLAGLLTVLAVCGGDAVARVFPFGPRHRAVNDLANQFVPFHAHLWDLLRGRADGGLLLDWQAGWGTSFLPDYGTYVSSPFAPLVALFPRGDIEYAVYGVTVLKTAVAAAAMTFLLRRLGPGTWWWAAVLGASYALCGWSLAEGTYNPMWLDGLIAFPLLCLVGEWAREGRRPLLGPLVVAVCWVANFYTAYMATLGAALVLLVRLAVTDQEDRGRVRTVLRAALTTGIGIALSAPVLVPVFLGSRHAHPGVVRDFVPAPATDVLARLLPATYSFSTPAAFVCTAVPLLVAVLLFRRDVPGRERWLWPGLCAAVLASLQWGPTHLLWHAFATPNGSPYRQTFVLSGVLVLAAWTGLAHGLPDRRALLGGTAVVAVLTLGSLPSPFLTSWALLLTAGGLAAVAGALLLPKRGRYGLLAALLVAGTLVGQAAATTAYADRERLVRLDDYPPWGAEHERRAAALAAADGWPAYRTDPGLPRVAGNDPLLLGGQGAAYYSSHTPAVLTGTLAALGGGWTSRGRNLLSLDNPVTDALFGVGARWRDGQVVRSEPLPLVTVRPPGPPPVYGRSPFHNQELLLGAQVYEAPGPGGACPVGTEVFLWAPDATGTARLGGYETRLLGGGPKRRAALTSLGVQRRPGLTARVPPGGTAEIACLDHDRLRTAVTALRARAATRTAVHADGLTATLPPGTTGTAVVAAPAIAGWRCGGASPTPYGGLLAVPVAPGTTTVSCTFRPPGLTPGLAAGAAGLVLLAGRVGLGRRARRQRAE
- a CDS encoding GNAT family N-acetyltransferase, which translates into the protein MSAADDDGVTVRTDRLDLVPLAVAHADEMAVVLADPALHVFIGGAPLTPPELRARYGRLAAGSPDPGVRWRNWVVRLRAEERLTGTVQATVTDGGRVAEVAWVIGTEWQGRGIATEAARALTALLVSEGARLLVAHVHPAHTASAAVARAAGLTPTDRLEDGEVRWERRVV
- a CDS encoding DUF2625 domain-containing protein — its product is MRELSELTEVEDPAWPVLGEELRAASVPVEVLDPDGERGAAALLRTQVTVRSFLGAFLLHSGGAFVDDGWLRVYGSPADDNDRRLPSLARVNDYPADAAADPGWRPGAGLVVAHDVLGGVFVLQGGPAEEVGLPGRPGEMVYFAPDSLRWDALGAGYGAWLSWMLAGGTEEFYEGLRWPGWREEVRRLDGDRGLTLYPPLWSEEAHRDLAATSRRVVTMAEVLGFERETAVGLDEPDPGFLGNV
- a CDS encoding AraC family transcriptional regulator — protein: MWSVVSSGDLPDGERFEWFADMISREVMPTRLTSERPAEFTADAALLDLGELQVSEVAYAPLRSQRTPALIRRGDPEQYQLGLVTKGAMTLVQHGNSCEAEVGDLVFWDTSRPSDARYVSDGDPGQLVILQLPRDVLPLPAKRLDSLLARRMPGGSGVGAVLVAFLRSLVAHGGECAPDELRRIGSTAVDLAAACLAQHTDAEEQLPAEVRARALIRRIHAFIEYNLGDPELSPVAVAAHHNMSVRALHQLFRGEGETVQARVRRRRLERCRADLLRPELLTYPVQAIAARWGFSGPAVFSRSFREAYGVSPTELRARAFTGEDSRLR
- a CDS encoding VOC family protein; translation: MSVKPVPEGYHTVTPWIISPDTRRLIGFLEAAFGAEELSCLVGEDGSVGHAEVRIGDSVVMMFDARPEWPATPGFLRLYVEDADATHRQAVAAGGTSVTEVTHLFFGDRVGRVRDPLGNLYWIQTRVEDVTEEEMERRLGDPEFTKAMEYVQGADFFPGRSVG
- a CDS encoding serine hydrolase domain-containing protein, giving the protein MKLRSKIRLALVTGVAALTACAGTVEAAPAPHPQAGPARQDPARLDPARLRDAMDDVHRAGVPGVFGEVRDHGRTWRGASGVADLATGRPVSPGMRQRVGSITKTFTAAAVMRQAERGRIRLDAPVGDYLPDLVPGERGRKITVRMLLNNTSGIPDYIPYAFPSLQRNSPTSLDDNRFREFSPDELIALGLAAPPTGEPGGPVGVYSNTNWLLLGRLLERVTGTTAERVITRDVIERAGLRHTGFPDGPTIDGPHARMYESLWGLLDPPRDYSVYNMSWTGTGAALVSTMDDLNRFYARLLDGGIVSRASLAQMQRTVPVRALDGTMIEYGLGLHKVVVPGCGTFWGHDGTVWGAGTLSLTRADGRRQMSIAVNLQRWSPRDARGPLPPHPIDTALKTLSDRSLCGA